The Clostridia bacterium genome includes a window with the following:
- the murC gene encoding UDP-N-acetylmuramate--L-alanine ligase, producing the protein MDNNHNVLEGVSSIHFTGIGGIGMSALAEILERRGYKISGSDINTSPITERLESLGVTVEKGNCAEFVDGCDLLVYTAAVKADNPELLAAKQKGVRTVERAELLGSVQREFPESVAVAGTHGKTTVTSMISLILLEAGFDPCVCAGGVIPALGSNARASNGDWFVCEACEYVDSFLNLTPKYSVITNVEHDHTDYFPTIEDVIRSFTSFISQTTGTVIINGADANAMKALQAAGREAVTFGLHEGDYHAENITFDAGHPSFDVIERGENIGRVKLSVPGIFNVENALASIALSRSVGVNMRSIVSGLYDFTGADRRFHLVGTCNGADVYDDYAHHPHEMSVTLKAAKLFGKKRVICVFQPHTFSRTEAFKEEMAQALSIADVVLLAPIYPARETNTTGISSDDVADLIPGAFSSGSFGEIADYLRSEAGPDDMIIIMGAGDINAVSKMIINQN; encoded by the coding sequence ATGGATAATAATCACAACGTACTTGAAGGCGTATCCTCTATTCACTTTACCGGTATCGGCGGGATAGGCATGAGCGCCCTTGCTGAAATACTCGAACGCCGCGGATATAAGATCAGCGGTTCGGATATCAACACGTCTCCGATAACCGAACGGCTTGAATCCCTCGGCGTTACGGTCGAAAAGGGCAACTGCGCCGAGTTTGTCGACGGCTGCGATCTTCTCGTTTACACCGCCGCGGTAAAAGCGGATAATCCCGAGCTGCTCGCGGCTAAACAAAAAGGTGTTCGGACCGTCGAACGCGCTGAGCTTCTCGGCAGCGTCCAGCGTGAATTTCCCGAATCTGTCGCCGTCGCGGGTACTCACGGAAAAACTACCGTTACGTCTATGATCTCCCTCATTCTTTTAGAAGCGGGATTTGATCCTTGTGTTTGCGCGGGAGGTGTCATACCGGCGCTCGGCAGCAACGCACGCGCATCAAACGGAGATTGGTTCGTTTGCGAAGCATGCGAGTACGTCGATTCGTTCCTGAATCTAACTCCTAAGTATTCGGTGATCACTAACGTCGAACACGATCACACGGACTATTTTCCGACTATTGAGGACGTCATTCGCTCATTTACTTCGTTTATTTCTCAAACGACCGGGACTGTTATAATCAACGGCGCTGACGCTAACGCGATGAAAGCTCTTCAAGCGGCGGGCAGGGAAGCGGTTACGTTCGGATTGCACGAAGGCGACTACCATGCGGAAAACATCACGTTTGACGCGGGACACCCCTCCTTCGACGTCATCGAAAGAGGAGAGAATATCGGCAGAGTCAAGCTTTCAGTGCCGGGAATATTTAACGTTGAAAACGCGCTCGCCTCAATTGCGCTCTCGCGTTCCGTCGGTGTGAATATGCGCTCGATAGTGAGCGGCCTTTACGACTTCACAGGCGCGGACAGACGTTTCCATCTTGTCGGAACATGCAACGGAGCGGATGTATACGACGACTACGCTCACCATCCGCATGAAATGTCCGTTACGCTCAAAGCTGCTAAACTGTTTGGCAAGAAGCGCGTTATATGCGTTTTTCAGCCTCACACATTCTCAAGGACCGAAGCGTTCAAAGAGGAGATGGCTCAGGCGCTTTCTATCGCGGACGTCGTGCTGCTCGCCCCGATATATCCTGCACGCGAAACCAATACTACCGGCATTTCGTCCGACGACGTGGCGGATCTTATACCAGGTGCTTTTTCCTCCGGAAGCTTTGGGGAAATTGCCGATTATCTGCGCTCTGAAGCCGGACCCGACGATATGATTATAATAATGGGCGCGGGAGACATCAATGCCGTTTCCAAAATGATTATCAACCAGAATTAA
- a CDS encoding type III pantothenate kinase, whose translation MFLAIDIGNTNTVLGVFNGDELISSSRVFTRKDALADEYSVLFLNLFNIDGIDPEAIDGCVISSVVPKLTNRISEAVEKITSCKPVIVAAGLKTGINIMIDNPAQLGSDMVANAAGAASRYTLPVIIIDLGTAMTFSVVDETRTFLGGVITAGVRTALDGLTDRTSQLPDINIEAPAAVIGKNTIDSMKSGVVFGASSLIDGMIERISEEKGRSFTVVATGGMSSYIIPHCKNKIAVDPDLMLYGLLEIYKRNS comes from the coding sequence ATGTTCCTTGCTATCGACATTGGTAATACCAACACGGTTCTCGGCGTTTTTAACGGTGACGAACTTATTTCTTCATCGCGTGTTTTCACTCGTAAGGACGCCCTTGCCGATGAGTATTCCGTTTTGTTTCTGAATCTGTTCAATATTGACGGAATAGATCCCGAGGCAATAGACGGATGCGTAATTTCAAGCGTTGTTCCGAAACTGACAAACAGAATCAGCGAAGCTGTTGAAAAGATTACTTCCTGCAAACCCGTCATCGTTGCCGCCGGGCTTAAAACAGGCATAAATATTATGATAGATAACCCCGCTCAGCTCGGAAGCGATATGGTGGCCAATGCTGCCGGCGCGGCGTCGCGATACACTCTGCCCGTTATTATCATAGATCTCGGCACGGCGATGACTTTTTCGGTAGTTGATGAAACCCGTACGTTTCTCGGCGGTGTTATTACCGCAGGAGTACGTACCGCGCTTGACGGATTGACCGACAGGACTTCTCAGTTGCCGGATATCAATATTGAAGCTCCCGCGGCCGTGATAGGCAAGAACACTATCGATTCTATGAAGTCCGGTGTTGTGTTCGGCGCTTCTTCGCTTATTGACGGAATGATCGAACGTATTTCTGAGGAAAAAGGGCGGAGTTTCACCGTCGTCGCTACAGGCGGAATGAGCAGTTATATTATTCCTCACTGTAAAAACAAAATCGCCGTAGATCCCGATTTGATGCTGTACGGACTGCTCGAAATATACAAGCGCAATTCATAA
- a CDS encoding polysaccharide biosynthesis protein: MSTANLICRCLSILYIPILTGFLGDVGNGIYSAGYTVYTLLFEITYMGIPVAISRMVAKFNAEKRYYDSLRTFKYAAGLLVLVGLICGGAMAIFCRPIADKILDTKDAWMTILLLSPAILFSSFSGAIRGFFQGQKNMTYTSVSQIIEQVINAVTTPLLAYLFIEYAKGQGMDAGMQLVYGAGGGALGTFLGALGSSLYLLFILGRHYKPIKAEANRDYIENKTLARESNMRLVRIIITTAVPIVLGAAMVYLANLIDVSFIKRRLVAAGFGDETLRNTIYGIFSTQYHKTTNIVLGIVATLPATILPGISQVVAKNSKPLLERKMKNSVRASFLISMPACAGLAILANPIIYLLFPRNRFSPEGVVDPHLLIISGVWSIIIVSVVQVLTAILQGNGDFKTAPINMTIGLAVKLALNYVLISTRLNIMGAIVSTYVCYTLVLVLDYIAVVRRTGIKLNLAKLAFNPFAAAAAMSAVVFGIMFGGRYLLERYGYYGYATNAVITVICVIAGGLTYFVFALKFKAIDKGDLSTVPIIGGFLKKPFMMKFVNKLVK; this comes from the coding sequence ATGTCAACGGCAAATCTGATTTGCCGTTGTTTGAGCATACTCTATATTCCAATTCTTACAGGATTCCTCGGCGACGTAGGTAACGGCATTTACAGCGCCGGATACACCGTTTATACGCTTTTGTTCGAGATAACGTATATGGGTATCCCGGTTGCGATTTCGCGTATGGTCGCAAAATTCAACGCGGAGAAGCGTTATTACGATTCATTGCGTACTTTTAAGTATGCCGCCGGACTTTTGGTTCTTGTCGGGCTAATCTGCGGCGGGGCGATGGCGATTTTCTGCCGTCCGATAGCGGATAAGATTCTTGATACCAAGGACGCGTGGATGACGATACTGCTGCTTTCGCCGGCGATACTGTTCAGCTCCTTCTCGGGCGCTATCCGCGGCTTCTTCCAGGGGCAGAAGAATATGACCTACACGAGCGTTTCGCAGATAATCGAGCAGGTCATAAACGCGGTGACGACTCCTTTGCTTGCCTACTTATTCATCGAATACGCAAAAGGGCAGGGGATGGACGCCGGAATGCAGCTCGTTTACGGCGCCGGCGGCGGTGCGCTCGGAACGTTCCTTGGCGCGCTGGGCAGTTCTCTTTATCTTCTCTTCATACTCGGCAGGCATTATAAGCCGATAAAAGCTGAGGCGAACAGGGATTATATCGAAAACAAGACTCTTGCCAGAGAAAGCAATATGAGACTTGTGAGAATAATAATCACCACGGCGGTTCCGATAGTTCTCGGCGCCGCGATGGTGTACCTTGCGAATCTTATAGACGTCAGCTTTATCAAGCGCCGCTTGGTTGCCGCGGGATTCGGCGACGAAACGCTGAGAAATACGATTTACGGGATTTTCTCGACTCAGTATCACAAAACGACGAATATAGTTCTGGGCATCGTGGCAACGCTGCCCGCAACGATACTGCCGGGCATTTCACAGGTCGTCGCAAAGAACAGCAAGCCGCTGCTCGAACGAAAAATGAAGAACTCAGTCAGGGCGTCGTTTCTTATATCAATGCCTGCGTGCGCCGGACTAGCGATACTCGCGAATCCGATTATATACCTGCTTTTCCCGCGCAATAGATTCAGCCCGGAGGGCGTAGTCGATCCGCATTTGTTGATTATTTCCGGCGTATGGTCGATAATCATAGTAAGCGTCGTTCAGGTGCTGACCGCGATACTGCAGGGTAACGGCGACTTCAAAACGGCGCCGATCAATATGACTATCGGACTTGCGGTCAAGCTCGCGCTAAACTACGTGCTGATTTCCACACGGCTCAACATTATGGGCGCGATAGTCAGCACTTACGTTTGCTACACGCTCGTGCTCGTTCTCGACTATATCGCCGTCGTTCGCAGAACAGGAATAAAACTGAATCTCGCGAAGCTTGCGTTCAACCCGTTTGCCGCGGCCGCGGCTATGTCGGCGGTCGTCTTCGGAATTATGTTCGGCGGAAGATATCTTCTCGAAAGATACGGATACTACGGCTACGCGACCAACGCGGTTATCACAGTTATATGCGTAATTGCCGGCGGGTTGACCTATTTCGTTTTCGCTTTGAAGTTCAAGGCTATAGACAAAGGAGACCTTTCGACCGTGCCGATCATCGGAGGCTTCTTGAAAAAACCGTTTATGATGAAGTTTGTAAACAAGCTTGTGAAATAG